A region of the Ptychodera flava strain L36383 chromosome 22, AS_Pfla_20210202, whole genome shotgun sequence genome:
CCTTTGGCAAATGCCGCAATGGAATGGCCAATTTTATTATCGACATGAGGCCCGTGGCTGAAACAAGCACACATTCCATGTCTGTTGACCTTTTGACAAAGTAAACAATTCCTTAATTATCTTCAGTTTGTCTGAAAATGCATCAATAATACCAGTCGCTAACGATGTTAAATGTTAATTGCTACCTCGAAGTGAGTTGATCctgtttcaatttcaaagagAATACTTCAGATGCAGCGGGACAGTGAAAAAGAGGACCTTTTATCAATTTCCTTGAGTTCTTTATTAGCCATGGATATACAAGATTACATCCAGGGCAATTTATACCACGCCAAATGGCATCGCTAATTTTTACACATATCCTGATCTTTTTTCACAGGCAAGAGAATGTTGAGTGGATACTTGATAGGATCCTAGCGGAAATGAACGCCACTAATGGTTCTTTCCGCGCTGCTCTTGTATATAAGAAGCGTGTTACCGTAATAGCACTGTCATTTGATCACGAAGCATGTAGGCCTAATTGACCTGAAAAACTATGTTCCGTTCCAGGCGTTTACGTCATCAGTCATTAAGTATGAGCATTTCAGAGAATACGGGCTGCGGACACCTTTCGGATTTCTCTCTTGAATTTTATCTTCAATTAATTATAGTCTTTTACGATATTTGATGCATGAGTGCAGATGTAATGCCCTTGAACTTGTTGCGCGGTCTCATAGAGTTTTATAGTCAGTCTGACAGGATTATTCAGTTTTCTCAGTTTCTGTTAATACATGTTTATGACATTGTACGATTTTAGAGTAAAAAATATTGtcctaaaatttaaatgttggctTTAAGATGATTAGCCACAACATTCCTCGGTAACTGTTCTCATTTTCTTTCATATATAACAACCTTATAATAAAGGTATAATAATCATTGTTTATACTTTGTGTAGTTTTGAAATATGCATTGGAAGGTTTATGACGTATCTTATATTGATAACCTCGGTAACGGACTAAATCTTAGTGTTATAGACAGACTGTGGTTAAAGGATATTCTTTGTTAACGGTCGTCTTTGGAATTTATCTGTGAGAGTGCGTCTCTGggttatatatatttttcagcAGCATTTTTGTGTTCAAGATACGATAGTAGCTGTATTCGACATACAACTTGCAATAATCAGTCACGGTTTAGTTTTCATTCTCACTGCATATATGTGCTTTGTGTCGATAAAGATACACATAGCACGTTTTATTTGCGTGTCAAGTTCTATCCCGACACGTTTCTCATATTTTAATCTTAATTGAGCATTTGTCATTCGGCACAACCGCCGTGCATGATGATTTTACATCCACTCTAGAATAGCTTCCCACTATATTGACCTTTCCTTCATTTAAAAAAGAGAGGCGCGGAACGTACCACCGTGTGGCTATTGTTATATAATTATCATATCAAATGACGAAGTTCAAACTGATAAATACTCCCCCCGTTTCCAAAATAACCATGACTCGATTTAACCAATTGTATCAATAACTAAAATTCTAAATGTAATTTGTAATCTGTGCTACTGTTCATGATGCTTGATGTTATTTTTATCAGTGTCATCCTCCTCTCTTACTAAATCATTCTAGAGCATATCACCAACAGTTATTTAGATAAGTAATTAGATTCAATAATTTTCCATAACTTTTTGTGTCTTATATTGGTCAAGAATATTTGCTTTCGAGCTTTTACAATGTCAGAAAATTAACTGTTGAAATTGGAATTATTCGTGTGGACGTGATCGCCACGCCATCTTCGTCTGAATATATTATAAGCGCTTTCTCCATGACGCATTACAGTCTTGTGGGCTGACGAGATAGAAAGTTTAAGGGGCTTCAGCGAAGTTTATATATCGCCAAAATCAAAAACAGTGTTTTGCTCAATGACGCTCAATGGCTAAATCACACTGTATGCTCTGGAAAACATGTTcgttttcagttttcttttgaaagtttccaAGTGTGCGATTCTCTGATGTCGTGTGGTAGTGCGTTCCATAGTTTAGGTGCAGTGTATGAAAATGCTTGGCCACCATAGGTGACGATTTTGTAGGTTGTAGATGTTAAAAGTATCTAAGCGGACGAACGGAGTGTACGAGTTTGAATACCGGGCTGGAGTAGATAATTGATTTAGCAAGAATCTGTTTCTGAATAGCCTTAAAAGTTGAGAGCAAAATCCTGTAGTCAATCCTGAGACGAACTGGTAACCACCAATGCAGATTGCTGAGAACCGGGGTGATCGGTGTAAATTTCCTGGTGTGTGGGATTATTCTTGCTGCAACATTTTGAGCTCGTTGTAACAGGCCCATTGTGTTATCTGGGGGCGCACATAGGAGTAAATTACAGTAGTGGAGTTTTGTTCTCAGAGTTGCGTGTATTAAGCTTTTGCATGCTTCATTAGTGCGTTAGCGTCATATAGATCTGATCCGTCGAAGATGGCTTTAGATTGATTTGGAAGTGTACTTGGCATTTGCGTCTTTTTTCAACTTGTCGCTGAACGATGAATTTTACTAAATCTCTTACGCATCTATTGTACTAAGGGCTGTGCTTTactataaaatatatttcttgattATCGCTTTCGCTTAATCCCATTAAATTGAATTTAGTTACTTCATATTTATCACAACTTTTAGGTTATCTATCGATAGAGAAATTAAATGTTTTCATGCTTATCCTTGAATCGATACCTTTTGTCACATAACGAGTAGGTGTTGCTCAACATGTCTATGTTGAAAGAGTTTTATGTCTTGAAAGGATACTGTAATGGTGGAATTTTCATATTCTGATTATATGAATATGAAGAAAGTGTTAGTAATTTATGAGTCAATAAAGAATTCCGAGCTGTCTTGGGTCAAATACCAGCGTGTAATAAACATTATTTAAGGGGCTTAACTTTGTTTTTACTCGATGTGTTAGATTTTAAAAATCTGAGTGCAGGAATGAAATATCTGTTGAAAGGAGGTTTTGTATCAACGTAATCTACGTAAAACATACACAGAAAGGCAAATTAGGACTCAGATATCTTACGACCAACAGAAGCAATTTCGACTATGCGGAAAGCTTATCTCGATCAATCTCATCTTATATCTAACGGAGGAAAGCTAGACAGAGATTAGATTTGTGCAATTTGTGTAAAACGTTCCCATTGCAGGAAATTGAACAACGTGTGCCTATTAAATCGATATAAGGGCTTCCCTATGTGAACAAGAAGAAATTTCCTGTTTAATAATATGGTGCTTATAGGCAGGAGCAATTCTAGTAAATCACTATAATACTTTTACTAAATCCGTACTGTGATATGTGATTAACGCTGCACAATATATCAAAAGCTCTCTTTTCAACTGTTTTAGCAATCACAGAATTTGTATAAAACTGAAACCTGTTTTTGTAGCTTATTACCAGTGCCGTCGCAAATTGCCTTGACGTTGGTCGTTGGTTGGACAATAAagacatgtacattgtatttttaGAGGATCACAGGGTAGgctatttacaaaaatataaacacatgcttttgttgCTTTCCTATAACATTTTAATTATTCTTATTTGGGAGTCCCTTTGTTACAAAATATAACGCCTCGTTACGATTGCTACTGAATCATTTAAAAATTACTTTGGTGTATACATTTGCCATGCGTACAGATGTTTTCACTCTCAGAATCTCCCAATTCCTGACTggtcttatatatatatatatatatatatatatatatatatatatatatatatatatatatatatatatatatatatatatatatatatatatatatatatatatatatatatatgggtatatgatatatatatatatatgtatatatatatatatatatatatatatatatatatatatatatatatatatatatatatatatatatatatatatatatatatatatgtatcatatacccatgcccatattgctacctcctagtgacgttcaccgtaaaatatcagccgtgatattcacggtaaacgtcgagatatgcacgatgaacgtcatcacttttagagttttcccgaactacattagcagtttgttgttaaacaacgtaaacaacaaaatggctgccgctcctcgcctgcgaagcgatgtcgccaaCGTAAAATTTGAAGGTCTTCAAGGAACACGGgaatttctggttgcaaaatacggaagtatcatgttgagtcttgaaatgttttccaatGGTATttattttggtcaagttctagcaaaaattctgccgttcgcacggcgcctgCACTGTGCAGGGTCTCCCCCGAataggtagtgagcgcgtggcgtaacagcgatgtcgcgcgtgcgACGACTATTGACATGGCAACCCTaagggtaaactaacaaaatggcgtcctctccgcgcgagctccgtgccgtacgacgatcgaaatcaggatagattttaAACTGAGCACAGTTTTAGATCGGTtgcagttgtaatagcatattgcaccttcaAATGTCCCTTCTGTATGACAATTTTTGTATACCGGTGTCTTTCTTCGTGGGTTTCATTGATATATGTACGACTtccagcgatgtcgcgcgtgatgttgaatTCGTCGTATACTtcatgaatgaagcctgttaaCACaaagattttgatatttatggaggcgtaataaagtaaagccttaAAATTTTCGTTCTATTGGTAAACATTCCCTAAAATTgttggcatgggtatatgataaatcggttatgaCCAATATCGCATGTTCCTTGtatcgtatcagcattcgtgtcatttgtgctgcgtcagacactcgacttcgtctcgtgtctgacgcagcacaaatgacactcacgCTGATACGACACAcaaacaggcgatattgggtactaacctctaaatatatatatatatatatatatatatatatatatatatattcgactgtggtttttcaggttgtccccagtgttgtcggtggcgtggttatgataaattcgtttgtaggatattacacacgtaccaatcttctggttcaaatagtttattataacagcacaacgtttcgtcctaaaagtaggacttcctcaggtgctacagatcaaaaagtttcaacacggagtaagtcacagtgatatttaacgtacaaaagttacatgtcggagaaaatactaagtgacagtatggtgaaaatacaggagttGTTTCTTACCTATTTGAATGGCTCAGATGTTGAATGGCAATTGGAGAATGTTTGAATGTGTATTTATAGTGTGGCTGGGAGGGCGCTGGTGTTGGAATTTGAATAAAACAATGGGAGTAGCTAGCTGTGAATATTTAGGCCGTCAGGtgttaatgtctttaatttggAAATCCACAAGGATTCCAGCTTTTTTCGAAGCGGGTCgtccattttattgattttcacaatGCCAACTATTGAAACGTCTTGGATTGTGTGTTGATCTGAATTGAAATGGAGCGCTACTGGCATGTTTGAGTTACGACGGATGGTGGACAGATGGTTATTGAATCTTAATCGAAATTCTGTTTTGGTCTCTCCTACGTActgttttttgcatttattacagGTTATAAGATATATTATGTTTTTAGACTTGCATGTGATGTTTTGTGTAATAGTGTGAACTGTATTATTTGAGTGGCTATGGAAACTGGTGGCATTTGTCGAATGTTTACAGATGTTGCAGCCCCTGGTTGAGCCACATTTGTAGAAACCTGCTGGTGCATCGGACTGTTGTAGTTCACTGTGAACTAATAGATCTCGCAGGTTTCTACTACGGCGGTGTGCTATGATTGGAGTTTCAGCGATGGCACTTTTACAACGGGGTgatttttgtaatatattgaagtGAGTTTGAACGATCTGTTTGATGTTTGGGTGCCGAGGGTTAAATGTAACTACAAAAGGAATACGTGTTTGGtgtggttttattttgtattgtaggaGGGTGTTTCTCGGAATTGATTTGGCCCGATTTATTTGGTCTATAACCAAGCTTTCTGGGTATCCCCGCTTGATTAATGATGTTGTCAATTCCTTTAAGCGGGTGTCCCTCCAGTCATGCCTGGAGCATATTCTACATATGCGGATGGCTAATCCATAAGGTATGCCTAGTTTTGTGTGCCTAGGGTGTGATGACGTAAATGCCAAATGTTGATTCGTGTCTGTTGGTTTTTTGTATAAATCTGTTTCGATGTTACCCTCTTTATCCAAGTGTTGCGAGATATCAAGAAAAGGGACGGAAGTTTGTGAGAGTGTCATGGTAAATTTTATGGTGGGGTGTATAGTGTTGATGAATTGATGGAATGCATTGACTATGGATTTATCATGTGCCCAGATGGAGTTGATGTCATCTATGAATCTGGCCCAATCAAGTGGTGTTTGTGGCGCTTTTTGTAAGATCTGAAGTTCCAATTCGCCCATGAAAATATTAGCATAGCTAGGGGCCATCTTTTGGCCCATCGCTGTGCCGAACACCTGTAGAAAGTGTGAGTTATTAAAAGTGAAATTGTTGTTGTGGAGAATGAGTTTGAGGAACCTGATTATTGTTTTTGTGGGTGGAACCTGTTCTGTGCGCTTGTCAAGTACTTTTTGACATGCTGCAATACCCTCATCTATGGGAATGTTGGTGTAGAGCGAAGTGACGTCAAAGGTGGCGAGAATACTTCCTTTAGGTACTTGCCCGAGGTTTTGAATACGTTGAAGGAAGTGGGTtgtgtctttaatgtatgaggGTAGAGTGGAAACTAGTGGTTGTGGATAACGGTCGACATATTCAGAAATTTTTTGAGTGGGATGATTAAACGTAGAAACTATAGGCCTGAATGGGATGTCTGGTTTGTGTATTTTGGCAGCATATAGAACTTCCTGGATTTGGATTCGTGCATATAAGATAATCCCTAGTATCTTTGCATATGTTGCCTTCTTTATATTCTTCTTCGATTGCTACTCTAATGATTTTGTTTATTCTATTAGTTGGGTCTGAACGGAGCTGCTTGTAATGCTTTGGATTATTGAGAATTTTCTCTGCTTCTGAGACGTAGTGGCTTTTATTCATAATAACAATTGATGACCCCTTGTCGGCCGGTTTGATGACGATATCGTTTCTTTTTCTCAGATTCGTTAAAGCTTCCCGTTCATGTGGTTTGAGGTTGTCTTTGCTATAATTGGTGCATTTGTGTTTTTTGATGTCTTCCGTGACTAGGGCGATGTAAGTCTCCAGAAAGGGGTCACGATTTATCGGTGGTGAAAAGCAACTTTTTTTGCGGAATGGATTTTCATTAGTAAGTTGCGAggtgtcatcatcatcatggaaAAATTCCGCTAAACGAAGGCGCCTGTAAAAGGAGCTCGCATCTGTGTCGAGTTGAATTTTATTTACTTTCAATGGGTGGGACAAAATGTGAGGCCCCTTTCTAGGAGACTTACCTCGGCTTCAGTGAGCGGAACATCTGATAAGTTGATGACAGTGGAGGAGTTCGTTTGTGAATTTTCTGAGTTCATTTGTGTGTTTTCGGAGTTCATTTCAGTCTTACTGTTTTCATTCTGTTTCTTTTCCGGTGGTTGGCTAAATAGCTGTTTATGAATGTGTTGACTGATTTGGTAGTCAGAAATGCGGGCGTTGATACCATCTCGATGGAGTTTATGTTGTTTAGTCTGGATGATCTGTCGTGTAATATCTTTCTCCCATTGTTCGAGTTCTTCGGAGATGACTGATAAAGAGTCTGGAGAACACTGTTCCTTCAATTTCAACAAGTTGGAGTTGACGATTTTCTGATGTTGGGTCGCAAGATACCTGCATTCTTTTATGAGGATGTTCTGTAGAGCGGTGGATGTTTTGTGTACAATATCATTCCATTTCTCGTGAAATCTTGCGGATGTTAGAGGTATATTAGGTTTCACGTTGATACGCAAGCCTTTAGGGGTAGTTTTTCTCACCTTGTAGACTCGTAAATACCTTACATGTGATCTGAACGATATCAGCCTCTGTGTTGATCTTTTAAGGTGATTCACTATTTGTGGTGCGTTGTTCATGTCAGAAGATGTACACTGGTTCCGAAAAGAGGATATTAAGGACTTCCGGTGATGAATATATATTCGACTATGGTTTTTCAGGTTGTCCCCAGTGTTGTCGGTGGCGTGGTTATGATAAATTCgtttgtaggatattacacacgtaccaatcttctggttcaaatagtttattataacagcacaacgtttcgtcctaaaagtaggacttcctcaggtgctacagatcaaaaagtttcaacacggagtaagtcacagtgatatttaacgtacaaaagttacatgtcagagaaaatactaagtgacagtatggtgaaaatacaggagttGTTTCTTACCTATTTGAATGGCTCAGATGTTGAATGGCAATTGGGAGAATGTTTAATGTGTATTTATAGTGTGGCTGGGAGGGCGCTGGTGttggaatttgaataaagacaatGGGAGTAGCTAGCTGTGAATATTTAGGCCGTCAGGtgttaatgtctttaatttggAAATCCACAAGGATTCCAGCTTTTTTCGAAGCGGGTCgtccattttattgattttcacaatGCCAACTATTGAAACGTCTTGGATTGTGTGTTGATCTGAATTGAAATGGAGCGCTACTGGCATGTTTGAGTTACGACGGATGGTGGACAGATGGTTATTGAATCTTAATCGAAATTCTGTTTTGGTCTCTCCTACGTACTGTTTTTtgcattattatatatatatatatatatatatatatatatatatatatatatatatatatacatacagacacatacatacataaatacataaatacattcatacatacatacatacgtacatacgtatatacacacgtacatacgtacatacgtatatacatacatccatccatacatacatacatacatacttacatacatacatacatacatacatacatacatacatacatacatacatacatacatacatacatacatacatacatgtttttcaGAGCGTTCGGAACCGTGATAAGCCCTTACTTACCCTAAAATTATCATTCAGGATGCTGTAAACCATTGGATTGACAAAACTGTGAGCTGTTGCAAACCAGAGAACGAAACAATTGATCGTTCTTATGGTATCTTGGTATCTCAAGTCACCGTACAACTTGGGATGAAAGGTATTGACAATCTTGAAGATATGGAGAGGTAGCCAGAAGAGAGCAAACAGAAGTACAATTATCACCAACATTTTGATCACCTGAAATGAAAAATAGACAGATCTCGAGTATGCAATATCGGTTACCGTAATAGTTTGCCTGACGGTTTAAGGATTCTTGCGCTCCAGACATTTACGACACTGGCATTTGGCTTGGTATATGGTTATAGTGTCTGGTTTTACTGCCACACATATTCCCAcaaaatgaaagtgttacaaatGTTGGTTAGTACAGTGTTTTACCATCCTAAGACATGCGTGACATGCTCAATGAAAGTGTCTATGAAATCATCATTCACGTCTCGCTCAAGGTTAACTAACTAAAAGTATTGCTTGAATAAGATCCCTTTCAAGAATTGAAAGACCTACAAGTTGATTTCACGTTACTTCCTACTTGAGCCCACCTCTAAGTTTGGAAAAAAAGACTTTCAATACATTATCTATCACtaattcaattatttctttTCGACATTTAATACAGTACCAGGACATTTAACTGTTAACCAACAAACATATATGTCAAACATCACGTTGCGTATGTCAAGAAAGCCTGCAGCGGGTGCGAAATTCATGGGAAAATATACGTCAACAGAAAACCCACTTCCGAAACGTGATCGTCGGCGGAGCAGTAGGCACGAACAATTATAACCTGAATATTAGTTTTACGTTTCTGAAGGCGATCGATGAACCGCAAAACGGTTGAAACTCATTACGAATTAGAAGACATCTCAATGAGACTGAATTTTCGCCAATATTTTCTACAATGTCAAATTTCTAGTGAACATCTTTCAATCTCTTTACCTCGTATCGATATCGATAACGGATGCGTTGATTAGCATATTGTCGGTGACTCGCACGGCAAGAAGCACAGCAAGATATTTCATAATGTGTAAAACGAACACATAGGCCTAATTCTATAGGCGATAGGCAGAAAAAAGAACTCAGCCCATTCCAGAAAAAAACGTTTGGAAGGAGTGATGAATCAAAGGAAAGAGTAAGTTCATTTTCATTAAAGTGTCGTTAATTTTAACCTCATTACAAGTCATACAAAATTGCTAAAAACGTTTATGTCTATTTATTTATGTTAATAACCGTTTTTGCGGAAAGTTTCTAGAAAAAGTCACAATCCTCAAAATTGTGTTGGATGCTCTGATTTAAAATGACTGTTTTAATCTTCGACAGGACTGTTGCGAACATAAATCAAAAGCGTCTGAGGAAAAATATGGGACGGCAGGTATGTCAAAGGCATTCAAAACAGACCACGGTAAATGTACTAATTTACAACGATAAGTGTCGTATTTTTCAACCTTGATAGATGGTGGTTTGTTATCGCTCTTCTTAATAAGCGTATACTCCTTCTGAGAAACCAGGAATTGGCAGCAGGTGACAATATTGAATTGAGTTCTGAAAATGATTACCGTTTGAATATTAATCAGCCAGATTAATCTTCTTACATGAACTGAATTTAGGCCGAGTTGATTTGAAACCTCTTTAAGTATGTTTGAGTACAAGGATCTAATAGGCCGATATTACCTTTTTCTTCGCTTTAGCCTGTCCTTGGTCTCTGCTCTGGTCGGCATTTCCAGGAATAGTGCGACCCCATAGGCGTAAACCCACAGCGATGTAAGTGAAACACAGAATGCAAAGTGGTATGACATACGTCACAAGCAACATCAAAATCTCGTAATATTTGGCAAAGACTAGATCTGGGTGCCATTCGCTGCAGAAGTAGATGATCCCGTCATCGTAGATTCTGTGTTCCACTCTGACGAAGACAGTTTGGATCGTTGCTAGGGAACCAGCAAGCAGCCAGATGAAGATAAAAACAGTCTTTGATCTGTTCTTGGTAACACGTACTTTCAGTGGGTAGAAGACTGCAAAGTAGCGGTCAACTCCAACGGCTGTCAGTGTGAGAATACTCACTATAACTGCAATCTGTAAGGAGGCGATAAATAAAATTGTTCGGCATTTTCCACAACATTAGTCCTAGCAATTAGTCAGTAGCGAGTAAGGTCAATTGTAGCAAGAGCAGATTTAATGAATAAAATCTTAAAGGGTCTTGCCTGCAAATACTCCACTTTGACACCGTTCAATGCTTACGGATATTAGAGACATAATGCAATATAAACACCGATAAGTGATTCTGTACAGTAGGTCTCCCCCTAAATTTGTAATGCGCATAAACCAGAAAGGCGACTCgaaatttttattaaatttagGAGAGTTTAATTTTATTATGAGTGTGAATAAAAATTATTGATGAAGAGGATGCactcaatatttgtctttttccaaataaatcaatacatgaGAAAGTAAGACTTTCCTGTATTGTAATTGGTTCAAATACTGCTTCAAGTTTTCTTTGAGACCCTTGATCACGAAATGTCCACAGAACTGTTTCGTTTTCCTGGTTTGTCTAACTTTAGCACGTAAGTGGGCGCATCTCCGTGTCGTAAACTTCAGCAGAATCTCTCACTTTAACTCTCCTGCATGTCTAAATCTCGGCCTGGGTGTCTCTAAAGTATTTCTGATTCAATAATTGCTATGCTTGTTATCGACACACTTAATTTCGAGTATTTGTATTACTCAAAGCTCTGGACTCCTAAAAATTTCgtaactttcaagtttgagaATTACTATGCGTGCTGCGATGACGtcaataattttactttcatAGTACATTCTCTTTCGATATCAACAAAGGCAAGACTCAATATTTGCACGTATATACGGCATATTTGCCGAAAGCTTTCGAGCGCCATTGGTTTGGAGAGAAATACATCTGGACATTCGTCACTGATACTTCAGCGCCGATTTCATTAGATGATTACCTGCCATTTTAAAGCCTATCGcaacaaaaaagcaaaattgCCTTcgaatttttgttaaattaacaaaaaataaaaagaaggGAACAAAAGCGCTTCAATTATCGCTGATTTAACGGTTCCTGTACAAAAAGAGCAACGATTACAAAAGTATTCTTAATTGTACTCAATCAAAAACATCGACAACATCCTTTCTGATTGTGAAGAAGTTGTATATACGCTATTAATTTAtcaaattaatcaatcaaatcCCTAATAATAACCGGCAAACACAATTTGAATTATAACCTTGCGCCTAAGAGAAAATACTTAAAACTTGCATGAATGTTGAGGAATCCGATTGCTCATGCATGCAAAGTACGAACCGTCATTCTCATGCATTGGTGCATTCCGTAAAGTACGCGTTAACATATGCTGAAATGCTAATCTATCTTATTTGGCAGTTTGTTCTGTACTGACATTGAATACTCAAATATGTGCCTAACATTTCTGGATAGTTTGAAGATATGAGTTAGTCAAATGAACGTTTTTCGCATGAACGACTGAAACAATTCCCAGATATTCTTCAAACTGTATGAACTAATTAAAGGAATGTTATATTCACGAGGAATTCAGTAAGCGCTATATCTGTTGCCATTTGGAAAGAATTCGTCAAGGGTGTGTATCATGCAAGATATTTATCTGGATTGATAACAAAGTTGGTAGGCGGGCATTAAATTTTTCACACGTACACATAATGTGTACTAACAAAAGAAAAGCTTTGATATTATTCCCGTGGTGTAAGAAGCACTCGATACACTAGGGTTAGGTTTCTTCCTCGAATAGAGAGGTAAAAAAACTATCAACATCAGGAGTcgttaaattaaaatttaactCAAAACTCattacttttcaaaaaataaaaaataaaaataaaaaaaatgagcgAAGTCTAAAAGTGTTCCTTTATTCATCTAAAGTATAAGTTCTACTGTAAGTAGACAACCTACGCGGGAAGAATTACTCCGATAACAGAAAGATCAAAAACGATATCAACTAAAGCGATGAGAAAGTCAAGAGCATACATATAAAGGATAGTAATGTGCCGATACCTGAAAAAAGAGCAAAActgttgatttttgttttaggcaAATAGGTTGACTTTGCAGTGGTCTACTGCGCTGTTATTCTCTGTGCCTTTCTAGCACTTCTACGTCCATCAAGAACATATGCCTTTATTGGTCTCTGTCTTTTGATTCGCAAGCAATTAAGTAAGTGGAATTTACTGCAAGAAGATTGAATTCCGTAGAATAGATAAAGGTCTAAGATCAAGATTAAATCTTTGCTGCAGACCCGAGCATTCAAG
Encoded here:
- the LOC139122320 gene encoding substance-P receptor-like → MTEEMAQLWYFYQKYKHVFAEYNVSLNETINWTQYVENVDEPNYSGLSMSFRSQIAVIVSILTLTAVGVDRYFAVFYPLKVRVTKNRSKTVFIFIWLLAGSLATIQTVFVRVEHRIYDDGIIYFCSEWHPDLVFAKYYEILMLLVTYVIPLCILCFTYIAVGLRLWGRTIPGNADQSRDQGQAKAKKKVISAY